A region of Desulfolithobacter dissulfuricans DNA encodes the following proteins:
- a CDS encoding LysR family transcriptional regulator, which translates to MPITLRQLEIFIAVADTQQVTKAAKKLYLTQSAVSMALGELENNLGGPLFDRHGRSLLLNDRGRYLLPLSKEILYQVGNIEAMLTEKRDTVAGSLEIVASSTIGNYVLPYLIGTFMRMHPAVHINMLVLNTRYAEKRIASGEMDLGFVEGQVSDEMVRAVPWFEDELVVIVSPTHPLANEKAFKVPDDLERTTWVIREEGSGTAAIFKKKLGRYASHLKIKTKLGHTEAIKKAVESGAGAGCLSSLTVCREIEHGWLKSLPVEGIDMQRQLLIIHHREKITTRLMDEFLSFCEVMSECGLGRACLSSPWKLQALLTEYSMEKEQNKTEV; encoded by the coding sequence ATGCCTATCACACTGCGCCAACTTGAAATCTTCATTGCCGTTGCGGATACGCAGCAGGTAACCAAAGCTGCAAAAAAGTTATACCTTACCCAGTCGGCGGTCAGCATGGCCCTGGGGGAACTGGAAAACAATCTGGGAGGACCACTGTTTGACCGTCACGGCCGTAGCCTGCTGCTCAACGACCGTGGTCGTTACCTGCTTCCACTCTCCAAGGAGATTCTCTACCAGGTGGGCAACATCGAGGCCATGCTCACCGAAAAAAGGGACACCGTGGCCGGCTCCCTGGAAATTGTCGCCAGTTCGACCATCGGCAACTATGTGCTGCCCTACCTGATCGGCACGTTCATGCGCATGCACCCGGCGGTCCACATCAACATGCTGGTACTCAACACCCGGTATGCGGAGAAACGGATCGCCAGCGGCGAGATGGATCTGGGATTTGTGGAAGGACAAGTCAGCGACGAAATGGTCCGGGCCGTTCCCTGGTTCGAGGATGAGCTGGTGGTCATCGTCAGCCCCACCCATCCCCTGGCCAACGAGAAGGCCTTCAAGGTTCCAGACGACCTGGAACGGACGACCTGGGTCATCCGGGAAGAGGGCTCCGGTACCGCCGCGATATTCAAGAAAAAGCTTGGCCGCTACGCCTCACATCTCAAAATCAAAACCAAGCTGGGTCATACCGAGGCCATCAAGAAGGCGGTGGAATCCGGCGCCGGCGCCGGTTGCCTGTCTTCGCTGACCGTATGTCGTGAAATTGAGCATGGCTGGCTCAAAAGTTTACCGGTGGAGGGAATCGACATGCAGCGTCAGCTGCTGATCATCCACCACCGGGAGAAAATCACAACCCGGCTGATGGATGAATTCCTCAGCTTCTGCGAAGTGATGAGCGAGTGCGGTCTCGGCCGGGCCTGCCTGTCTTCTCCATGGAAACTTCAGGCCCTGCTCACCGAGTACTCCATGGAAAAGGAACAGAATAAAACTGAAGTCTGA
- a CDS encoding universal stress protein, with protein MFKHILLATDGSESVRKAEDYALYLSRACGADLTVLHVLDDSLCHYGHVDQLVPSETKDGFVSYVISEREAAAREVIREFSRKAASQDVKYSFKLKQGIPAKEIAVVADKEKVDLIVMGGRHPARRPRFRVATTADKVAAQSRCSIMTLI; from the coding sequence ATGTTTAAGCACATACTTCTTGCAACGGATGGTTCCGAATCAGTCAGAAAAGCGGAAGATTATGCCCTGTATTTATCCAGGGCCTGTGGGGCAGATTTAACGGTTTTACACGTTCTTGATGATAGCTTGTGTCATTACGGGCATGTTGACCAACTGGTTCCCAGCGAGACCAAGGATGGTTTTGTCTCGTACGTTATCTCGGAACGTGAAGCAGCCGCCCGGGAGGTTATCCGGGAGTTTTCCAGAAAGGCTGCCTCTCAGGATGTAAAGTATAGCTTTAAGCTCAAGCAAGGGATACCGGCAAAAGAAATTGCGGTAGTGGCTGATAAAGAAAAAGTAGACCTGATTGTCATGGGGGGGCGACATCCTGCCAGGCGTCCGAGATTCAGAGTGGCAACCACTGCGGATAAAGTGGCCGCCCAAAGTAGGTGCAGCATCATGACTCTGATTTGA
- a CDS encoding methyl-accepting chemotaxis protein, whose product MFRNLNIQWKILGIALFGPLIISLVLTWQRIDDIRQGAVEAIISKSAGIVLMAEATRDRMANKLQLGIITPLDQLDPSLVVEAVPIITAMQVAGDKAEEAGYTFRVPTMEPRNPANSPTDLERKVLQEIKSNNLEKKIIIEDNQVRYFKPVRLTKECLYCHGEPKGEMDATGMAKEGWKVGDIHGAFEIISSLDAANRAVTRAKWTVFISTVIILSMITIIVWLVLKASIIKPLSEATDFVRKVADGDMTATISARSKDEIGSMVENLNKMVLQLRTVVREISGTGATLLDSSSELGSLADEFVSGAEKTAEKTRAVASSAEEMSANMSTVAAATEEASTNISLVATATDEMSSNINGIVNSTEKAKLITKSAVDEAGSASEKVDELGRAAMEIGKVTETITEISEQTNLLALNATIEAARAGEAGKGFAVVANEIKELAKQTAEATGEIKDRIDSIQNSTDATVSQIQQITSVINEVDEIVATIVTAVEEQSVTTNEIAENISQASVGIQEVTENVAQVSAVSDEVAQDINEVSQASVATSQGSARMKESAAKLTGLAEQLQKMMARFKV is encoded by the coding sequence ATGTTTCGCAACCTGAATATTCAATGGAAAATCCTTGGCATCGCCCTGTTCGGCCCCCTGATCATTTCCCTTGTCCTGACCTGGCAGCGCATCGATGACATCAGGCAGGGAGCGGTCGAGGCCATCATCTCCAAGAGTGCCGGCATCGTGCTGATGGCAGAGGCCACCCGGGACCGAATGGCCAACAAGCTGCAGCTCGGGATCATCACCCCGCTCGACCAGCTGGACCCGTCGCTGGTGGTGGAGGCGGTGCCGATCATCACCGCCATGCAGGTGGCTGGAGACAAGGCCGAGGAAGCCGGCTACACCTTCCGGGTCCCGACCATGGAACCAAGAAATCCAGCAAACAGTCCCACAGATCTTGAGCGCAAGGTTCTGCAGGAGATCAAGAGCAATAACCTGGAAAAGAAAATCATCATCGAGGACAACCAGGTCCGTTATTTCAAGCCGGTCCGGCTCACTAAGGAATGCCTGTACTGTCATGGTGAGCCCAAAGGCGAGATGGATGCCACCGGCATGGCCAAGGAAGGTTGGAAGGTCGGAGATATCCATGGCGCCTTTGAGATCATCAGTTCCCTGGATGCGGCCAACAGGGCCGTGACCCGCGCCAAGTGGACGGTTTTTATCAGCACTGTCATTATTTTATCAATGATCACCATCATCGTCTGGCTGGTACTCAAAGCCTCCATCATCAAACCCCTTTCCGAGGCCACGGACTTTGTCCGCAAGGTTGCCGACGGAGACATGACAGCCACCATATCAGCCAGAAGCAAGGATGAAATCGGTTCCATGGTCGAGAACCTCAACAAAATGGTCCTCCAGCTCAGAACCGTGGTCCGGGAAATCTCCGGCACTGGCGCCACCCTGCTCGACTCCTCCAGTGAGCTCGGTTCCCTGGCGGACGAATTTGTCTCCGGGGCCGAGAAAACCGCGGAAAAGACCCGAGCCGTGGCCTCGTCCGCCGAAGAGATGAGCGCCAATATGTCCACCGTCGCGGCCGCCACCGAAGAGGCCTCCACCAACATCTCGCTGGTCGCCACCGCCACCGACGAGATGTCCTCGAACATCAACGGCATTGTCAATTCCACAGAAAAGGCCAAGCTGATCACCAAGAGTGCCGTTGACGAGGCAGGCTCGGCCTCGGAGAAGGTCGACGAGCTTGGTCGGGCGGCCATGGAAATCGGCAAGGTCACTGAGACCATCACCGAGATTTCCGAACAGACCAACCTCCTGGCCCTCAACGCCACCATCGAAGCTGCCCGGGCCGGTGAAGCCGGCAAGGGATTTGCCGTGGTCGCCAACGAAATCAAGGAACTGGCCAAACAGACCGCCGAGGCCACCGGTGAGATCAAGGACCGGATCGATTCCATCCAGAACTCCACCGACGCCACGGTCAGCCAGATTCAGCAGATCACCTCGGTGATCAACGAAGTGGACGAAATCGTAGCCACCATTGTCACCGCCGTGGAAGAACAGTCGGTGACCACCAATGAAATTGCCGAGAACATCAGTCAGGCATCCGTAGGTATCCAGGAGGTCACGGAAAACGTGGCCCAGGTCTCGGCGGTCTCCGACGAGGTGGCCCAGGATATCAACGAGGTGAGCCAGGCATCTGTTGCCACTTCCCAGGGCTCGGCCCGGATGAAGGAGTCCGCTGCCAAGCTTACCGGCCTGGCCGAGCAGCTACAGAAAATGATGGCCCGCTTCAAGGTTTGA
- a CDS encoding YeiH family protein — protein sequence MSEQALVEKPLGSGTIEGKSLIREIADSAPGAILVIGVAVAAYFTAPFLRQYPLFKTYLELKDFILAILFGIMIKNTVGVPKIFEPGLRFSTILTKTGIVIMGAKYSMAGLVKVGGPALLYIAIFLFGTAIIMMQIGKRLKMPTPLAACLASGLSVCGVSATIAIAPAVKAKNQDMAYSIAVVLMFGLLALLVFPPIGKLLHLTDAQYGAFAGVGIVNSAQVLAAGFGYSEGAGLVAGIYNIGRVLFLPFVVLMLAIMAASREAASGGDVVKINKYKLIVDKFPIFVLGFLFIVCLNTMGLFTKTEIHQAKVFMNWAFLLGFASIGLTTRLSDLKAAGWSGFLMGFIVASAKAALALAVVMILM from the coding sequence ATGTCAGAGCAAGCTTTGGTAGAGAAACCACTTGGATCGGGAACTATTGAAGGGAAATCCCTTATTCGGGAAATCGCGGACAGTGCACCGGGCGCGATTTTAGTAATCGGTGTAGCTGTGGCAGCATATTTTACAGCGCCTTTCCTCAGGCAGTACCCACTTTTCAAGACCTATCTTGAATTAAAGGATTTTATCCTGGCTATTCTGTTCGGCATTATGATCAAAAATACCGTGGGAGTGCCGAAAATATTTGAACCTGGCCTGAGGTTTTCCACCATTCTGACCAAGACAGGTATCGTCATCATGGGGGCTAAATACTCCATGGCAGGATTGGTCAAGGTCGGTGGTCCGGCACTTCTCTATATTGCAATCTTTCTTTTTGGTACGGCAATCATCATGATGCAGATCGGAAAGAGGTTGAAAATGCCGACACCCCTTGCTGCCTGCCTTGCTTCCGGTCTATCCGTCTGCGGTGTTTCAGCTACTATTGCTATTGCGCCTGCGGTAAAGGCCAAGAACCAGGACATGGCGTATTCCATTGCCGTCGTTCTCATGTTCGGTCTCCTGGCTCTGCTCGTCTTTCCTCCTATCGGCAAGCTGCTGCATCTTACCGATGCCCAGTACGGAGCCTTCGCCGGTGTAGGTATCGTCAATTCCGCCCAGGTACTGGCTGCCGGTTTTGGTTACAGTGAAGGGGCTGGTCTTGTTGCGGGTATTTACAATATAGGCAGGGTTCTCTTCCTGCCGTTCGTCGTCCTGATGCTCGCCATCATGGCTGCAAGCCGCGAGGCTGCCAGCGGCGGAGATGTTGTAAAAATCAACAAGTACAAGCTGATCGTTGACAAGTTCCCCATTTTTGTTCTCGGTTTCCTTTTCATTGTTTGCCTTAATACCATGGGCCTGTTCACCAAGACGGAGATCCATCAGGCTAAGGTTTTTATGAACTGGGCATTCCTGCTCGGATTTGCAAGCATCGGGCTGACCACCAGGCTTTCCGACCTGAAAGCTGCCGGATGGTCCGGTTTCCTCATGGGATTTATTGTCGCATCTGCCAAAGCGGCACTGGCACTGGCTGTGGTTATGATCTTGATGTAA
- the phnD gene encoding phosphate/phosphite/phosphonate ABC transporter substrate-binding protein, producing the protein MLRHCTIIVLFTLVIHTAIFSDTEASTTDTGHALQVIRLGVITLYHPLVMYRNYQPFVDYLSKTTPYKFELKISQDYVSIIRFLCDGVVDVALLGGQTYLEASKANCARPLLATLRDDNEPVCQGIFIAREDNNAINEIQDIKGKRFAFASEHSTSGNLAPLYHLYTKENIRLEDFSEYKNLRYHDSVAREVLRGDFDAGVVLDSVARKYQGMGIKFIGQTDPLPGFLLVVRPDLDPELIRSLEDSLLGLDYDNPEDRAIMNQWDVNIRYGFSRVTDSDYDPIRKMVSYMLKKGVQLGVKHEIFPGRSR; encoded by the coding sequence ATGCTCCGTCATTGCACCATTATTGTTCTGTTTACCCTTGTAATCCACACTGCCATCTTCTCCGATACTGAGGCCAGTACCACAGACACGGGACATGCGTTGCAGGTCATTCGCCTCGGAGTTATCACGCTTTATCATCCGCTGGTTATGTACAGGAATTACCAGCCATTTGTGGATTATCTCAGCAAAACTACTCCCTACAAATTTGAGCTGAAAATCAGCCAGGATTACGTAAGTATCATCAGGTTTCTGTGCGATGGCGTCGTTGATGTAGCCCTGCTTGGCGGCCAGACATATCTTGAAGCAAGTAAGGCTAACTGTGCCAGGCCTCTCCTGGCTACCCTGAGAGATGATAACGAACCGGTCTGCCAGGGGATTTTTATTGCCAGAGAGGATAACAATGCCATAAATGAAATCCAGGACATCAAGGGGAAACGTTTCGCTTTTGCGTCTGAACATTCCACTTCCGGAAATCTTGCTCCCCTGTATCACCTCTATACCAAGGAAAATATACGCCTCGAAGATTTTTCTGAGTACAAAAACCTCAGGTACCATGACTCGGTGGCCAGGGAGGTGCTCAGAGGGGATTTTGACGCGGGCGTGGTCCTTGACTCCGTTGCCAGGAAATACCAGGGAATGGGAATAAAATTTATTGGTCAAACCGATCCATTGCCGGGCTTTCTGCTTGTTGTTCGGCCAGATCTGGATCCCGAGCTGATTCGATCCCTGGAAGATTCGCTTCTTGGTCTTGATTACGATAATCCTGAAGATAGAGCCATAATGAATCAGTGGGATGTCAATATACGATACGGTTTTTCCAGAGTTACTGATTCTGACTATGATCCGATCAGGAAAATGGTCTCGTATATGTTAAAAAAAGGAGTACAGCTGGGAGTGAAACATGAGATTTTTCCTGGGCGTTCAAGGTAA
- the ltrA gene encoding group II intron reverse transcriptase/maturase gives MVDVWYSLYDRMLSRENLVKAFYKVKSSKGAAGIDGQSIDDFAGSLATNIDHLLTELQDKSYQPLAVRRVEIPKPNGGKRLLGIPAVRDRVVQQALLDILQPIFDRDFHPSSYGYRPGRSCHQAISKATMFIRTYERKWVVDMDLSKCFDTLNHDLILASFRRRVSDGSILGLLEKFLKSGVLTGDGWQASEVGSPQGGVISPLIANVYLDSFDQFMKNRGHRIVRYADDILILCQSKSAAENALNQASRYLEEELLLTVNQEKTHISHSLKGIKFLGVCIHSVMTRIQRGKVRAFKAKVKAMTRRNSPVNLEKVIADLNRLLRGFANYFRIANCKGEFSRLMRWIRRRLRAVQLKLWKKPCRLHRRLRQLGYRGEFKSIKMNSWANAASPLSHYALPNSCLHGEMGLFDLASVQAGISVSV, from the coding sequence ATGGTTGACGTCTGGTACAGCCTATATGATCGAATGCTGAGCCGGGAGAACCTGGTCAAGGCATTCTACAAGGTGAAATCCTCGAAAGGAGCTGCCGGTATAGACGGCCAGTCCATCGATGATTTTGCCGGATCACTTGCGACCAATATCGATCATCTCCTGACGGAACTGCAGGACAAGAGCTACCAGCCGCTGGCCGTGCGACGGGTGGAGATCCCGAAGCCGAACGGCGGGAAACGGCTACTCGGCATACCTGCAGTCCGTGACCGTGTGGTACAGCAGGCCCTGCTGGATATACTTCAACCAATATTTGACCGCGATTTCCATCCGTCGAGCTACGGCTACCGTCCTGGTCGGAGTTGTCACCAGGCAATCAGCAAAGCCACGATGTTCATCCGGACGTACGAGCGGAAATGGGTAGTGGACATGGATCTGTCGAAATGCTTCGACACGTTGAACCATGACCTGATCCTTGCCTCGTTCCGTCGCCGGGTCAGCGATGGAAGTATTCTTGGTCTGCTGGAGAAGTTTTTGAAAAGCGGTGTTCTGACAGGAGATGGTTGGCAGGCCAGCGAGGTCGGCAGTCCGCAGGGCGGAGTTATCAGCCCGTTGATTGCCAACGTATACCTTGATTCCTTCGATCAGTTTATGAAGAATCGTGGCCACCGCATCGTCCGCTATGCGGACGACATCCTGATCCTGTGCCAGTCAAAGAGCGCAGCCGAAAATGCACTGAACCAGGCCAGTCGTTATCTTGAAGAAGAACTGCTGTTGACCGTCAACCAGGAAAAGACCCATATAAGCCACAGCCTCAAAGGGATTAAATTTCTTGGAGTTTGTATCCACTCCGTGATGACCCGAATACAGCGAGGCAAGGTGAGGGCCTTCAAGGCAAAGGTCAAGGCGATGACCCGGCGTAACTCCCCGGTGAACCTTGAGAAGGTGATAGCCGACCTCAACCGGTTGCTGAGGGGTTTTGCCAACTACTTTCGGATAGCGAACTGCAAGGGTGAGTTTTCTCGGCTGATGAGGTGGATCAGAAGACGGCTGCGTGCTGTTCAGTTGAAGCTGTGGAAAAAGCCGTGCAGGCTACACCGCAGACTGAGACAGCTGGGCTATAGAGGAGAGTTCAAAAGTATCAAGATGAACTCCTGGGCCAATGCAGCAAGTCCACTGAGCCATTATGCCCTTCCCAACAGCTGCCTGCATGGGGAAATGGGGCTCTTTGACCTCGCATCTGTACAGGCCGGAATTTCTGTTTCAGTATGA
- a CDS encoding sigma-54-dependent transcriptional regulator: MKRRVLLIEDELSMRLGVSHALTAAGYEVTACEDGNEGLEALNEHGYDLILTDLRLPGLSGMEILTEAREICPETGVIIITAFPEIHTAVSAIKKGAFDYLSKPFTNEALLIVIERYFSYRELQLENDRLKETIKEKSQSDHFIGESSAMKAVFDRLATVAPTDVPVRIQGESGTGKELVASALHNLSQRKDKPYLKINCAAIPEDLLESELFGHEKGAFTGAVQEKKGKFEVADGGTIFFDEIGDMPLGLQAKLLRVLEDQEITRLGSHKSTKVNVRTIFATAKDLKKAIKERTFREDLFYRINVVPIHLPPLRERGEDITALAEHFLKIYSAKYGKEGLDISPDAYKSLLAYDYPGNVRELKNAIERAVLLSTGSHIHVTHLPSEFRRIAEDLPCITEDMPLDEGVKCYERQRILKALEETKGKKIEAAAKLGISRKVLWKKLKDLDIEC; the protein is encoded by the coding sequence ATGAAACGCAGAGTTCTGCTGATAGAAGATGAACTTTCGATGCGGCTTGGGGTAAGCCACGCTCTTACCGCCGCCGGCTATGAGGTAACTGCATGTGAGGACGGCAATGAGGGACTCGAGGCATTAAATGAGCATGGCTATGATCTGATCTTAACAGATCTCAGGCTGCCAGGGCTGAGCGGCATGGAGATCCTGACCGAAGCCAGGGAAATATGTCCAGAGACAGGCGTTATTATCATTACTGCCTTCCCGGAGATACACACCGCCGTGTCGGCCATAAAGAAAGGCGCTTTTGACTATCTGAGCAAGCCCTTCACCAATGAGGCCCTGCTCATTGTCATTGAAAGATATTTCAGCTACCGGGAACTCCAGCTCGAAAATGACCGGCTCAAAGAGACTATCAAGGAAAAGAGTCAGTCCGATCATTTTATTGGTGAGAGCTCGGCAATGAAGGCGGTTTTTGATCGGTTGGCCACCGTCGCCCCAACCGACGTTCCTGTCCGGATCCAGGGAGAGAGCGGTACCGGTAAGGAACTTGTGGCAAGTGCCCTTCATAACTTGAGCCAGAGAAAGGACAAGCCATACCTGAAGATAAACTGTGCCGCCATCCCGGAAGATCTGCTTGAATCAGAGCTGTTTGGCCATGAAAAAGGCGCTTTTACCGGTGCTGTTCAGGAAAAGAAAGGCAAGTTTGAAGTTGCCGATGGTGGAACTATTTTCTTTGATGAAATAGGTGACATGCCTCTCGGCCTGCAGGCAAAACTTCTCAGGGTGCTTGAGGATCAGGAAATTACCAGGCTTGGTAGCCATAAAAGTACCAAGGTGAATGTGCGAACAATTTTTGCCACAGCCAAGGATTTGAAAAAGGCTATCAAGGAACGGACATTCAGGGAGGATCTGTTTTACAGGATCAATGTCGTTCCCATCCATCTGCCGCCGTTGCGGGAAAGGGGCGAGGATATAACCGCTCTTGCCGAGCATTTCCTCAAGATCTACTCGGCCAAGTACGGTAAAGAGGGCCTGGATATCTCGCCGGATGCATATAAAAGTCTTCTTGCCTATGATTATCCGGGTAATGTGAGGGAGCTGAAAAACGCAATAGAACGTGCTGTTCTTCTCTCTACCGGCAGCCATATCCATGTTACCCACCTGCCCTCGGAATTCAGAAGAATAGCCGAGGATCTTCCCTGTATAACAGAAGATATGCCTTTGGATGAAGGTGTCAAATGCTATGAAAGACAGAGGATTCTCAAGGCCCTTGAAGAAACCAAAGGGAAGAAGATTGAAGCTGCAGCCAAACTTGGTATCAGCAGAAAGGTCCTCTGGAAGAAGCTCAAGGACCTGGACATAGAGTGTTAA
- a CDS encoding pyridoxal phosphate-dependent aminotransferase, which yields MSQEVIALADRVLQIPPSPTLAVNAKAKALKAAGADILNFSVGEPDFDTPAHVCEAGKKAIDEGHTRYTAVPGIPELREAICHRFREDHGWDYTIDEIQVSCGGKHGLYNIFQAVLNPGDEVLVPAPYWVSYPPMVQLAGGVPVTVDLDEKADFDLNPDVVAAKATDRTRAIFLNSPSNPTGSVFSRKALEAVGKMALERGWLIVSDDIYETMTYMDEPLPHILDVLPELKEQTIILNGVSKSFAMTGWRIGYSAGPAHVIKAMNKIQSQSTSNPCAPAQYAALAALTGPQDFPRTMTEAFLPRRDFFVSDLESIPGVSCVNPKGAFYVFPNFSAYYGKSFKGKKIEDSVAMADYFLDEAQVASVPGAAFGADAFVRFSFATSMEVIKEGMERIKKALAALA from the coding sequence ATGTCACAGGAAGTTATTGCCCTTGCTGATCGTGTTCTGCAGATACCGCCATCGCCCACCCTGGCGGTGAATGCCAAGGCCAAGGCCCTGAAGGCGGCCGGGGCCGACATCCTTAATTTCAGTGTGGGAGAGCCTGATTTCGATACTCCGGCCCATGTCTGCGAGGCAGGGAAAAAAGCCATTGACGAGGGGCATACCCGCTATACCGCCGTTCCCGGTATTCCGGAGCTGCGTGAGGCCATCTGCCACCGGTTCAGGGAAGATCATGGCTGGGACTACACCATTGACGAGATTCAGGTTTCCTGCGGAGGGAAACATGGCCTGTATAATATCTTTCAGGCCGTGCTCAATCCCGGCGACGAGGTTCTGGTTCCGGCCCCCTACTGGGTGTCCTATCCACCCATGGTTCAGCTGGCGGGCGGGGTTCCGGTGACCGTGGACCTGGATGAGAAGGCGGATTTCGATCTCAATCCCGATGTGGTGGCGGCAAAGGCCACGGACCGGACCAGGGCCATCTTTTTGAACAGCCCTTCCAATCCTACCGGCTCGGTATTTTCCAGGAAGGCCCTGGAAGCTGTGGGGAAAATGGCCCTGGAACGGGGCTGGCTCATCGTCAGCGATGACATCTATGAGACCATGACCTACATGGATGAGCCGCTGCCCCATATCCTCGATGTCCTTCCCGAGCTCAAGGAACAGACCATCATCTTGAACGGGGTCTCCAAATCCTTTGCCATGACTGGCTGGCGTATCGGCTATTCGGCCGGCCCGGCCCATGTGATCAAGGCCATGAACAAGATCCAGAGCCAGTCCACCTCCAATCCGTGCGCACCGGCCCAGTATGCCGCCCTGGCCGCCTTGACCGGTCCGCAGGATTTTCCCAGGACCATGACCGAGGCCTTTCTGCCCCGGCGCGACTTCTTTGTCAGCGATCTCGAATCGATCCCGGGCGTGAGTTGCGTAAACCCCAAGGGGGCCTTCTATGTCTTTCCGAATTTTTCAGCCTATTACGGCAAGTCCTTCAAGGGAAAGAAAATAGAGGATTCCGTGGCCATGGCCGATTATTTCCTCGACGAGGCCCAGGTGGCCTCCGTACCGGGTGCCGCCTTTGGTGCCGATGCCTTTGTCCGTTTTTCCTTTGCCACCTCCATGGAGGTAATCAAGGAAGGAATGGAGCGTATAAAGAAGGCTCTGGCCGCGCTTGCCTGA
- a CDS encoding ATP-binding protein — MRFFLGVQGKFVLIASLCIFIFAGFGGYLIIKREEKLYTEDTIHQAKIIAEISGVIFTNALVYKELGLVENVGLTDYLDYYVSDMMHKDKRIIYLVVLDPDGKVLSHSNIREYGKKYTDPVTQKALRAENLTVQRLKTVDGIDMVDVATPLKISTKSWGVCRIGFSLEEVNKGVNALRNEIISMVSLMLIGSLVVIGFSGKAFATPLVNLAKTMDRITEKGNLDIQYPEPSRRYDEIGRLQASFSWMISRLREANREKMKTMDLMCQTEKMATVGNLAAGVAHEINNPLGGVILCFKNFTETDMDEKSRKMHIEVINSGLLKIQNTVQGLLDFARKTPIAIAPSSISSILDESLRLVDSLLAKKGITVVKELCADMPLVPVDSDKIEQVFLNIIINAVHAMGEEGTLFFASRREGGMCLVSITDTGPGIDPEVLPRIFDPFFTTKEPGKGTGLGLAVCKSIIEQHGGRIEVVSEKGNGARFIISLPIRETEKT, encoded by the coding sequence ATGAGATTTTTCCTGGGCGTTCAAGGTAAGTTTGTTCTCATAGCTTCGCTCTGTATCTTTATCTTCGCAGGATTCGGTGGATATCTGATTATTAAGCGGGAGGAGAAGCTCTATACCGAGGACACGATTCACCAGGCCAAGATTATTGCAGAGATTTCAGGAGTAATTTTCACCAATGCCCTGGTTTATAAGGAACTGGGCCTTGTGGAAAATGTGGGGCTGACAGATTATCTCGATTATTATGTGTCGGATATGATGCATAAGGACAAACGTATAATTTATCTGGTTGTCCTCGACCCCGACGGTAAGGTGCTTTCGCACAGTAATATCAGGGAATATGGGAAAAAATATACCGACCCGGTGACGCAGAAGGCTCTGCGGGCAGAGAATCTGACAGTTCAGAGGTTAAAGACTGTAGACGGTATCGACATGGTCGATGTTGCGACTCCCTTGAAAATAAGTACCAAGAGTTGGGGAGTATGCCGGATAGGTTTTTCCCTGGAAGAGGTGAACAAAGGGGTCAACGCTCTGAGAAACGAGATAATTTCCATGGTTTCCCTGATGCTCATCGGATCACTGGTTGTTATTGGCTTCTCCGGCAAGGCGTTTGCGACACCTCTTGTAAATCTGGCCAAAACCATGGACCGGATCACCGAAAAGGGAAACCTGGATATCCAGTATCCCGAACCAAGTCGGCGCTATGACGAAATCGGCAGGCTGCAGGCAAGTTTTTCCTGGATGATCAGCAGGCTGCGTGAGGCAAACCGGGAAAAGATGAAAACCATGGATCTCATGTGTCAGACAGAAAAAATGGCCACAGTGGGAAATCTGGCCGCAGGGGTTGCCCACGAGATAAATAATCCCCTTGGCGGGGTGATTCTCTGTTTCAAGAATTTTACAGAAACCGATATGGACGAGAAGTCGAGAAAGATGCACATTGAGGTGATCAACTCAGGACTTCTCAAAATACAGAATACTGTCCAGGGACTTCTTGATTTTGCCAGAAAGACACCCATTGCCATCGCCCCCTCATCCATCAGTTCGATTCTTGACGAAAGTCTCAGGCTGGTGGACAGCCTCCTGGCCAAAAAGGGCATCACTGTTGTCAAGGAACTTTGCGCCGACATGCCGTTGGTTCCAGTGGATTCGGATAAGATCGAGCAGGTATTTCTCAATATCATAATTAACGCGGTCCATGCCATGGGCGAAGAGGGGACTCTTTTTTTTGCCTCGAGAAGAGAAGGTGGCATGTGCCTTGTCTCGATAACCGACACAGGGCCCGGGATAGACCCTGAGGTTCTGCCGAGAATCTTTGATCCCTTTTTCACCACAAAGGAACCCGGGAAGGGGACAGGTCTTGGTCTTGCCGTCTGCAAATCCATTATCGAGCAGCATGGAGGACGTATCGAGGTAGTATCAGAAAAAGGGAATGGAGCGAGATTTATCATTAGCCTTCCCATCAGGGAGACTGAAAAGACATGA